Below is a genomic region from Balaenoptera acutorostrata chromosome 9, mBalAcu1.1, whole genome shotgun sequence.
CCCAGGTCTCCACATGCCTAGACCTAGATAATCCTCTGGAGGATAGAGTTTAGCTAAGTCCAGAGGACTGACTAGCAGTGGTTCAGCATGGCATTAACACAATTCCAGtaagtgagttaatatatgtaaggcACCTTAAACAGTGCCCAGACATAGAGTGCTCAATAAAGGTTAAGTATCATTTTTATCATAATCCAGATGTAATCCAAGTATTGGATTTTTCTGCCTTCAAAAACGCCCTCCCTTTAGCATATTTggagaaaataagttttatttcacGTCTCCTCCTTAGTCAGTTCCTTGCTGCAGGTGCTTCTCTGTGCTGTTCTCGGCTGCATCTCAGGATGCCTTGCTTCTGGCCATGACCTGGAACACTTGAACTACCTTTCTTCTCAGTACGATGCTGCCACTTCTAACAAGTGTCAGCAGAGAGATAAATGTGAGAAAGGTCTTACACCTCTGTTTCCTCGTTTCTCATACCAATATACACTGTGCAGCTATCCAATTTTATGGGTGAGttggaaaaatacaaacaaagcaaaatatataGACTGAGTACTTTATATGACTCTCCCGTATCCAAAAGTACCAAATGCTTTTTACAGATGATCTCATGGGCACCCCAAGTTCTAGTCTTTACACAGAGAGGGTCCCATTCTTCTGACCCCACCGTGAGTCTCCATTCTCCCATCTTTCCATGTGGGTTGGTTTGGCCCTAAGTTCACCTTCCTGCCAACACACAGGAAAGTTTATGAGGGTGTACTCCTCAAAATCTGAGCTATCCATTATAGAATAGCAGAATCTTCAACAGAGTAGTACAGAGCAGTCTTTGGCACTCAAAATCAGGATTGCTTCCAAGTCTTCCTGCAAGTGGAAAGTGTAATGTGactcctctttcttcctgattCTCTAATAGCTAActgtaatacacacacacgtacatacacacagtCTCAGAGACAGTAATATCTAAATCTActgtaaataataaaagaattgtCCTAAATGCCTATAATATGCACAGTATCTCAGGCAGGATAGAGGTAGCAGTTAACATAATCTTGTAAATCCATGGAATTTCTCccttattcttttactttcaccCTTAGAGCCCAGGGCCCAAGAATTTGGCTCAGTTATAAACCACCTACCCCATGGTTACCGATCCATGGCCTAAGAGTTTTGAACttagaaaagaaagattttaGGTTTGATTTATCTTTACATTTCAGGCCATGTAAAGAACTCTTAAGTGAGGCTTTCTCTTGTGTGTACATGGATGTATATGAAAGGGATGATTTACAATCTTCCTAGCCAAGCAACCTCTGTAGGAGTTGGGAGACTTACCTTACTTATGGCCCAAGGTATATCTACCTTTCGTCTTTGGTAAGGCTGCTCCcataactgaagaaaaaataaattcactcTCCTGGACCTTCATACCACCACCTGCCCCATCTCCCAGCCAGAAAAGTTGCTTGGACAAACCCAGTTAGCCTACCAAGAAAAGGATGGAAGGCATAGCGCCTCATCTTGCTCATCCCTTGGACCTAGTATAGAGTCCAGTAAACAATAGGCACTTAATAGATGCTAAATTGCATGCAGTGAACCAGTATAAACCTCAAAAAGAGTATAAGCAAGGGATTTGCGATTTTTTTAAGTAGAGAGAACACCCCACTtaaggaaaaaagattaaaattcctACACCTGTAGATAAAAAGATTCTTGAGTATGATGCTTACCGGTAAATAACTGATACAAACAGAACCATCAGAAGAGCACTGTCTTCAGGGTTTTTCTCAGAGCAACTTTAACATCCTTATTCCTCACACTGTAGATCAAAGGGTAAGCATGGGAACCACACTGGTGTAGAAGACTGAGGCAAATTTACTCTGGTCCATAGGTCCAGGAAAAGAGGGTTTTAAATAAGTGAATGCCCCTGACCCAAAGAACAGAGTCACAGCAACGTGGGAGCCACATGTGCTAAAGGCTTTGGACCTGCCCTCAGGGGAAGGAATACGGAGGATACTGGAGAGAATCAAAGCATAAGAGATGAATATACTGATAAGGGATATTGTGATGACCACtccaacaacaataaaaagcacCAGCTCATTGATGTGGATGCTGGTGCAGGAGAGCTGCAAGAGGGGGAGGACTTCACACAGATAATGGTCAATGATGTTGGAATCACGGAAGGTCAGTTTCAGTATGCTTCCGGTGTGGGCCATGGCCCCAGAAAACCCTATCACATACGAACCAAACATCATCAGAGAACAGACATGAGGCGACATGGTGACCATGTACAGCAGAGGATTGCAGATAGCCACATAGCAATCCTAAGCCATCGATACCAACACACAGCACTCAGAATtgacaaagaaacagaagaaaaatagttGAGTCGTGCATCCCACATAAGAAATGATATTTTCTGACACAAAACCATTCAGCATTTTGGGGGTAAACACACAGGAATAACAGAGATCTATAAAAGACAAGTTGAAGAGGAAAAAGTACTTAGGAGTGTGAAGGCTAGAATTCAGCCCAATTAAGGTGATCAAGCCCAAGTTGCCCACCAGAGTAAACACATAGATCCCTAAgaacaggaggaagagggggagctgGAGCTCTGATTGTTCTGATAATCCCACAAGGATAAACTCAGTCACTGAGGAGCTCTTTCTCAGAGTCATTCTCTTCTGGGGCGCTGTCTGTGGAAACAAGGGCAAAATACATAGACTGGTTAGAGGCACAAGCATGGCTGATGGAAGAAAGGTCTAGAAGATGAGCCAATGCATGGATGCCCTCCTTTGTGCCTTTCTTCTCTCATCTGTGCCCCCGCCCCCGAAGCTATTGACAATGTGTCTGTGACTATATCTCAGCTCCCCTGGGTTGATCGTGAATCCAAGCTAGAGTCTGTTAGCATAGGCAGCAAGAGTTCTGTCCCCACTTGGGAGATGAGGAGATGGAGCCCCTGAATTGGCTGCCCAGCGACTCTCAGAAAGACCTTCCAAGAACCAGCAGGAGTACAACCTGAGCCCACTGCCTCAAGCTCAGAGACAGGAGCTCTCCTGTCCCCATTGTCTCCATTcgtcctgcctccctctcccaacCAGATACGGGGTTCCCGCCATGGGGAGAAAGCCAAGAGTGTCCCCTCTGTTTGCACCTCCTACCTTCCTCCTCTCAGTCCCTTCACTGCATTTCACACCAGAGTCAGTGTTAAGAGTAGGGAAGGGCTCAATACATCCCAGACCCCTTATTTGTGAGTTTAAAAGAAAGCCATCAGGAAGAATGGGAGTCAGACATTCACCTTCCTCCTCCTTGCCCCCCACAGTCCTGGGCCCTGTGCAATCTCTTTTTCCATTATCTCAAAGGAGAAAATGGTGTTAGTGCATAAAGAAGATAGCCTCAAGTTTTAACTCTTCTGATTCCCTTGGTGCTGAGAATCAGAGCTTTTACAGACCCCAGTCTCCAAGGTGCTCTAGGAACAGACCAAGATTTCTGTTTGTGGATTTTCCCAGATGGTATATACATCaactttaggagaaaaaaaatagcaacGCTCATTTTCACCAGAACCCCAGCTGGCATATCATGAAGAACTTTATGCTACTTGATGATCTCAGGGATCTGATTAGATACAGTTTCAATCCCCTGGGAATTTCTCAGAGATATGTCCCTACAGGGAAGAAATTGTACTGTCTTTGTTTACAGCCTGGATGATGATGTTTACCTAGCATCTTGGGACTCAGGTGTTCTACTCAAACTTCTCCTTATCTCCAGGGACTTCATGTTGTTTAGTGTTGAATTGGAGGGGGGACCCTCAGTTTTCCTCTCCTTTATTAAAGCTTGGCACTTACACTTGACATTAAGAGAGGATGATCCCAAActaattttagccattatttctaaattttcaaagGGAGTTTTGAGaataggataaaaaaaaaagttaggtcaGACTTGTAGGTGATATGGAAAGCACCTCAGACAAAATGTTTCTAGCACCATGAGCTGCTCAGAACAGTGGAGACACCCCCAGCCCCAAACACCACCTACCCTCGGCCCTACTAAGGGCCATAGGCTGGCTTTTACTATATATGAGGAGATTAAAATATCACATCACATATGCAAAGaagcacacgcgcgcacacacacacacacacacatacccctttACAAAGTTACTCGATGGATGTGTGCAGGCTAAGGTATTAACAGGAGATGTACCTAAAGGTTTTAATCCTGTCATCCTTCAGATGACAAAATTGTTCTCCATGTGATCTGCTACATGAATATTCTAAGAAATATTCAGAGATATGTGAGCAACTACATTTGTAAGTTTCCACTGAAGCTGCCTAAAATAATCCCAGATTGCTTGGAACAGTCCTGATTTACATCCATTATCCCtgtataattattaatagcaaACCTtctcactctcaaaagtgtctgGATTTGGATAacaaattatatggtcaccctacTAAAAAGAGCGTAAGCAGCTATTCAGGTCCTCTGGCTCCTGCTGTCTCCTAGACCCACTGACTTCTATCCACTTTCTGAGCAAGGGAGTCTCTCTGCCCTTCACCCTCCTTACCCTGAGAGTTCTCCTTCACTGAACCTACTCTTCCTGGCCAACCAGTACTATCTCGTCAGTAGATTTTGGCTTAAAAATGGGAAGGGCATTAACTTCAGGCTGCTTCTGATTTATACCTAGCAAAAAAACCTAAAGCAAATAAAGTTAAAACCGTAGTTACCTGCCTAAAGTGTGTGGAAGGGGAATAGGGAGAGAAGAATTACATAGGAACAAGGAataaaacattggtacaattctATATTGCAGTCATTGGTACCATGGTATAACCATTGCTGTATATGGTACAATAAATTGATTAGTAGTATTTAACAAACTtggacatatacatacattttgaCCCAGCAGTTATACTCCTAGATGTATACCGAATAAAAATAAGTATACACATGTATACCCTAAAAACATGCCAAAAAGGTTCATGAAAGTTAAACAGATAAACGTCACAAACCTATTATGGAACAAAGAAGCCAAGGACAAGAGAAGGCATactttatgattctatttatatgaagttcaaaggCAAGGAAACTAATCTTTGATGTTAGAAGTCAGATAGCAGTTATTCATGGTTGGTCAGTTGGGGGCTAGTGACTGGAAAGGTCTATGAAGGGTGCTTCAGGGTCGCTGACAATGTCCTGTTTCTGATAGGCGTGCTGGTTACATGgatgtgttcagtttgtgaaaattcatcaaactgtgTTCTTATGTTACCCTTCAATTAAAAGTTTACTTACAACATAAGTggagaacaaaaacaaatgaatatcttAATAAATCATCCTGCGGAATTACTTTAACACTAAAATTACTAAACATCTTTGAGGCATAATTCcctaatttataaaatggagatttaCTAACCTACCAACTTTCAGTATGATAACACATGCAAAAGTACCTTTTAAATTTCTCATCTATcttatttctcttaaaataaaacCCCCTTTTGTTTCTCATATAAAAGGGAggaaatcaagaggaaaaagaattaatGCATATGGAGCAACTGCAGAGCACCTGGCATTATGTTTTCTATGTAATATTATGTTTATAACAACTAGACATTGTGCATGTGTGGCAGATTATTCTTTCCAAAGATGGCCATTCcagcacacaaatacacatacatacatacatacatacatgcatctTACATCCCACATGCTCTTGGTACAATGAAACTAACACTCCTCCCATAAAGAGATGGTGTCTATGCTTTCTAACCTTGCATCTAGGCAGGGACTTGGGATTTCTCAGAGCAAgagtatggcagaagtgatgctttGTGACTCAGTCATGAAAGCATACAgctttcactttctctctctctctcccccttccccgctccttctctctctctccctcccttccttccttcctccctctctctctctctctccatactcTTATTCCTCTTTTGTCATCCCCAGCATCTCAGTCATATTGGAACACTCTGGCTTTGTCTCCAAAAACACCACAAAGCAGAAAGTTTATGGCAGTTTATCCAATGTTGAGGGAGAGCAGAAGCTATCTAGGGGCCAGGACAGTTTCTAGTACAGGTCAGGATTACTTGGTCTAATTCCCCCTCACTACTCAGAGAATCTTTTTCCAGTTCCATATTTAGatgatgtttttgaggtttatttttatgaagaaaatagtTATTTCTTTCTAGTACATAATTTCTTACCCACTGCATTTCCCCCTCTTAAATAACAGGTTAGCAGATGTGTAGCAATGACCCAGCAATGGAACAGTAAGAAAGAATTATCTCTGTTCATTAGAGTAGAAGTcagtgtattcatttattcatcatc
It encodes:
- the LOC103001678 gene encoding LOW QUALITY PROTEIN: olfactory receptor 8B4 (The sequence of the model RefSeq protein was modified relative to this genomic sequence to represent the inferred CDS: inserted 1 base in 1 codon; substituted 1 base at 1 genomic stop codon) is translated as MTLRKSSSVTEFILVGLSEQSELQLPLFLLFLGIYVFTLVGNLGLITLIGLNSSLHTPKYFFLFNLSFIDLCYSCVFTPKMLNGFVSENIISYVGCTTQLFFFCFFVNSECCVLVSMAXDCYVAICNPLLYMVTMSPHVCSLMMFGSYVIGFSGAMAHTGSILKLTFRDSNIIDHYLCEVLPLLQLSCTSIHINELVLFIVVGVVITISLISIFISYALILSSILRIPSPEGRSKAFSTCGSHVAVTLFFGSGAFTYLKPSFPGPMDQSKFASVFYTSVVPMLXPLIYSVRNKDVKVALRKTLKTVLF